One window of the Camelus dromedarius isolate mCamDro1 chromosome 15, mCamDro1.pat, whole genome shotgun sequence genome contains the following:
- the LOC116151723 gene encoding uncharacterized protein LOC116151723 isoform X1: MATLEKLAKALESLKSFPWPPPPPQPPQPAPPPPQPPQPAPQPQPPPPPSQGPQPALRPQPLPPPPQPPQPVPPPPQPSQPAPQPQPPPTPAQPWVRSRCTDDKCVILGDHQDFWVFGGTDLTSGTADL, encoded by the exons ATGGCGACCCTGGAAAAGCTGGCGAAGGCCTTGGAGTCCCTCAAGTCCTTCCCGTGGCCGCCGCCACCGCCTCAACCCCCTCAACCGgcaccgccgccgcctcagccccctcagccggcaccgcagcctcaaccgccgccgccgccctcccAGGGCCCTCAGCCGGCACTGCGGCCTCAACCgctaccgccgccgcctcagccccctcagccggtaccgccaccgcctcagccctctcagccggcaccgcagcctcaaccgccacCGACGCCCGCCCAGCCGTGGGTCAGGAGCCGCTGCACAGACG ACAAGTGTGTTATTCTGGGAGATCATcaggacttctgggtatttggaggtactgacctaaccagtggaactgctgatttataa
- the LOC116151723 gene encoding uncharacterized protein LOC116151723 isoform X2: MATLEKLAKALESLKSFPWPPPPPQPPQPAPPPPQPPQPAPQPQPPPPPSQGPQPALRPQPLPPPPQPPQPVPPPPQPSQPAPQPQPPPTPAQPWVRSRCTDGRLKCMFITSRKSQAFKM; this comes from the exons ATGGCGACCCTGGAAAAGCTGGCGAAGGCCTTGGAGTCCCTCAAGTCCTTCCCGTGGCCGCCGCCACCGCCTCAACCCCCTCAACCGgcaccgccgccgcctcagccccctcagccggcaccgcagcctcaaccgccgccgccgccctcccAGGGCCCTCAGCCGGCACTGCGGCCTCAACCgctaccgccgccgcctcagccccctcagccggtaccgccaccgcctcagccctctcagccggcaccgcagcctcaaccgccacCGACGCCCGCCCAGCCGTGGGTCAGGAGCCGCTGCACAGACG gaaggttaaaatgcatgttcataacatcaagaaaatcacaagcatTTAAGATGTAA
- the LOC116151723 gene encoding N-acetylated-alpha-linked acidic dipeptidase 2-like isoform X3, which translates to MYLRLCHNGNSAADSAVICPMWPSAEENVKTLQEREVAYINADSYTEGNYTFRVDCTPLLFQLVYKLTKEVYLMLLVKIMTAT; encoded by the exons ATGTATCTCAGG ctCTGTCATAATGGAAACTCTGCAGCAGATTCAGCTGTCATCTGTCCCATGTGGccaagtgcagag gagaatgtgaaaacactccaggagagagaggttgcatatatcaatgcagactcatacacagaag gcaattATACTTTCAGAGTTGACTGTACACCccttcttttccagttggtatataaactgacaaaagag gtttatttaatgcttttggtgaaaatcatgacagccacatag